A window from Variovorax sp. PBL-E5 encodes these proteins:
- a CDS encoding acetolactate synthase large subunit, producing the protein MNGAESLVKTLLACGVDTCFANPGTSEMQFVAALDQIPGMRCVLGLFEGVVTGAADGYGRMAGKPAATLLHCGPGLANGLANLHNARRAQTPVVNIVGDQATHHRPLDAPLTTDTEGWARPVSTWVRTATKAGLVGADAARAVAAACAAPGGVASLILPSDVCWESGGDVAMPIANTPAPKVSPHAIQQAARMLRSQRPTLIVLTGAAVGEAALATAHRISAATGGRLVMERTNGRVARGRGRFGVDRMPYSGDQARSEMAGICNVILVGASTPVTFFAYPGQSPRPYPMDADVHTLARPEQDLSDALERLADELDAPAVSVPYSNSSHELPRGAVTPAAVAQMLTVLLPEQAIVVDESVSFGRAFYPATENAAPHDWLPLTGGAIGGGLPLATGAAVAAPGRRVVALQADGSGMYTLQSLWTMAREKLDVTVVVLANRKYAILLGELAGVGANAGKTALDMLDIGNPNLNWVQLAHGMGVEASRAEDMEQLAELFRMANARPGPFLIELLI; encoded by the coding sequence ATGAACGGCGCGGAGAGTCTGGTCAAAACGCTGTTGGCCTGCGGCGTGGACACCTGCTTCGCCAACCCTGGGACGAGCGAGATGCAGTTCGTTGCCGCACTCGATCAAATCCCTGGGATGCGTTGCGTTCTCGGTTTGTTTGAAGGCGTCGTCACGGGTGCCGCCGACGGCTACGGTCGAATGGCTGGCAAGCCTGCAGCCACGTTGCTGCACTGCGGTCCGGGCCTGGCAAACGGGCTGGCCAACCTGCATAACGCGCGCCGCGCGCAAACACCCGTGGTGAATATCGTTGGAGATCAGGCCACGCATCACCGCCCGCTGGATGCGCCCCTCACCACCGATACCGAAGGCTGGGCACGTCCCGTTTCGACGTGGGTCCGAACCGCCACGAAAGCGGGGTTGGTGGGCGCCGATGCGGCCCGCGCCGTGGCTGCTGCGTGCGCTGCTCCCGGCGGTGTGGCCAGCTTGATTCTGCCCTCCGATGTCTGCTGGGAATCGGGTGGAGACGTGGCGATGCCTATCGCGAATACGCCGGCGCCCAAGGTCTCACCCCATGCGATCCAACAGGCCGCGCGCATGCTGCGCTCGCAGCGGCCCACGCTGATCGTGTTGACTGGCGCGGCGGTAGGTGAAGCGGCGCTGGCCACGGCGCACCGCATCTCTGCTGCCACTGGTGGCCGCCTTGTCATGGAGCGCACCAATGGGCGAGTGGCGAGAGGGCGCGGCCGCTTTGGCGTTGATCGCATGCCATATTCCGGCGACCAAGCTCGATCAGAGATGGCTGGAATCTGCAACGTCATATTGGTCGGGGCCTCGACGCCAGTGACCTTCTTCGCCTATCCAGGGCAGTCGCCGCGTCCGTATCCAATGGATGCCGACGTACATACGCTCGCCCGTCCGGAGCAAGATCTCTCTGATGCGCTGGAGCGCCTGGCGGACGAGTTGGACGCGCCGGCCGTGAGCGTGCCGTATTCGAACTCGTCTCACGAGTTGCCCAGGGGCGCGGTGACTCCTGCTGCCGTGGCGCAGATGCTGACGGTGCTGTTGCCCGAGCAGGCCATCGTTGTCGACGAAAGTGTGAGCTTCGGTCGCGCCTTCTACCCTGCTACCGAGAACGCCGCGCCACACGACTGGCTGCCCCTCACCGGGGGAGCGATCGGTGGCGGGCTTCCGCTCGCTACTGGCGCCGCGGTAGCCGCGCCAGGCCGCCGAGTGGTGGCGCTGCAGGCAGACGGCTCCGGCATGTATACGCTGCAATCGCTCTGGACCATGGCACGCGAGAAGCTTGATGTCACAGTGGTGGTCCTGGCCAACAGGAAGTACGCCATCTTGCTGGGTGAGCTTGCCGGCGTCGGTGCCAATGCGGGGAAGACAGCGCTTGACATGCTCGACATCGGAAATCCGAATCTCAATTGGGTGCAACTGGCCCATGGCATGGGGGTGGAAGCTTCCCGCGCCGAGGATATGGAGCAGTTGGCGGAGTTGTTCCGGATGGCAAACGCGCGGCCAGGGCCGTTTCTGATTGAATTGCTGATATGA
- a CDS encoding porin: MGASRRFFLEIPLFSLVVAASAGSAFAQSTSSVVIWGLLDADVSHFSQGGLSKTLLSTSGNAGSQLGFRGTEDLGGGMSANFWLESGLLNDTGEIFSSTYFARRSTVSLAGPFGEIRFGRDYTPTWSNHNAFDPFNTSGAGAGSNITTRGSNPMTLIRANNSISYLWGYGPNRPANTGRGVYAQLMYALPENTHGRPALGRYAGGRLGYAEGPINAAIAYSRSEGTPYAADAVAGFSSFKEFSLGAAYDFGVGKLMAHVGTNTSDVPGTKYTHWGIGGRIYAGAGYIPVSYNSIRQSGATGAGADQLAAGYVYFFSKRTAAYATVSHIRNKNKGTWTFSGSNGGDNPGFATAPGFAYGSGTGYDFGIRTSF; this comes from the coding sequence ATGGGTGCAAGTCGGAGATTTTTTTTGGAGATACCACTGTTTTCTCTGGTTGTCGCAGCTTCTGCCGGCTCGGCGTTCGCTCAATCAACTTCGTCTGTGGTCATTTGGGGCCTCCTGGATGCAGACGTGAGTCATTTCAGCCAGGGCGGCTTGAGCAAAACGCTACTCAGTACAAGCGGGAACGCAGGCAGTCAGCTTGGATTCCGTGGCACCGAAGACCTTGGCGGAGGAATGTCTGCCAATTTTTGGCTTGAATCCGGTTTGTTGAACGACACCGGCGAGATCTTTAGTTCCACATACTTCGCGCGTCGCAGCACGGTCAGTCTGGCGGGTCCATTTGGCGAGATTCGATTCGGTCGCGATTACACGCCAACCTGGAGCAATCACAACGCATTCGATCCGTTCAACACCAGCGGTGCAGGCGCCGGATCCAACATCACAACGCGGGGATCAAACCCGATGACGTTGATTCGTGCCAACAATTCGATCTCGTATCTATGGGGCTACGGCCCGAATCGCCCAGCGAACACCGGTCGCGGTGTGTACGCTCAGCTGATGTATGCGCTCCCGGAAAACACCCATGGCCGGCCTGCGCTGGGCCGGTACGCGGGTGGGCGTCTGGGGTACGCTGAGGGCCCCATCAACGCGGCCATTGCCTACTCGCGGTCCGAGGGCACCCCCTACGCAGCCGATGCGGTTGCCGGCTTCAGCTCGTTCAAGGAATTCAGTCTGGGCGCTGCGTATGACTTTGGAGTGGGCAAGCTGATGGCACACGTCGGCACCAACACATCGGATGTCCCTGGAACCAAGTACACGCACTGGGGGATCGGCGGTCGGATCTACGCCGGCGCGGGATACATCCCAGTCTCTTACAACAGCATCAGACAGAGCGGTGCCACCGGCGCAGGCGCCGATCAGTTGGCCGCGGGTTATGTGTATTTCTTTTCCAAGCGCACGGCCGCTTATGCCACGGTCTCGCATATCAGGAACAAGAACAAGGGCACCTGGACGTTCAGCGGCTCCAACGGCGGTGACAACCCAGGCTTCGCGACGGCCCCCGGCTTTGCCTATGGCAGCGGCACGGGCTACGACTTCGGCATCAGGACCAGTTTCTAG
- a CDS encoding 5'-methylthioadenosine/adenosylhomocysteine nucleosidase, giving the protein MNPIAIVAAMHEELAALLAAMPDEHRVRVAGREFWLGHLHGQPVVAVLSRIGKVAAATTATVLLERFRARAIVFTGVAGGLAPNVAVGDVVVATRLLQHDLDASPIFPKYEVPLTGHARFATDTAISDALAAVTATLLRKPAALLGQTVVDEFGLAAPKLHRGLLVSGDRFVSTAAESAALRRDLPDALAVEMEGAAVAQVCHDYGVPFAAVRTISDRADDAAHADFTRFVAAVASRYSLALIDAWLRTLAVPA; this is encoded by the coding sequence ATGAATCCGATCGCGATCGTTGCGGCGATGCACGAAGAACTGGCGGCATTGCTCGCCGCGATGCCCGACGAGCACCGCGTCCGCGTGGCAGGCCGCGAGTTCTGGCTCGGCCACCTGCACGGGCAGCCGGTGGTCGCGGTGCTCTCGCGCATCGGCAAGGTCGCCGCGGCCACCACCGCCACGGTGCTGCTGGAGCGCTTTCGCGCGCGCGCGATCGTGTTCACCGGCGTCGCCGGCGGGCTTGCGCCGAATGTGGCGGTGGGCGACGTGGTGGTGGCCACCCGGCTGCTGCAGCACGACCTCGATGCCTCGCCGATCTTCCCGAAATACGAAGTGCCGCTGACGGGCCACGCGCGCTTCGCGACCGACACCGCGATCAGCGATGCGCTCGCGGCCGTGACGGCCACGCTGCTGCGCAAGCCCGCGGCGCTGCTCGGCCAGACGGTGGTCGACGAGTTCGGCCTTGCCGCGCCGAAGCTCCATCGCGGGCTGCTGGTGAGCGGCGACCGCTTCGTGTCGACCGCCGCCGAGAGCGCTGCGCTGCGCCGTGACCTGCCCGACGCGCTGGCGGTCGAGATGGAAGGCGCGGCCGTCGCCCAAGTGTGCCACGACTACGGCGTGCCCTTCGCCGCGGTGCGGACCATCTCGGACCGCGCCGACGACGCGGCGCATGCGGACTTCACGCGTTTCGTCGCCGCGGTCGCGAGCCGCTACAGCCTGGCGCTGATCGATGCGTGGCTGCGCACGCTGGCTGTGCCGGCTTGA